One genomic region from Candidatus Hydrogenedentota bacterium encodes:
- a CDS encoding lyase family protein, translated as QPAQVVTLGKRACLWAQDLLLDIEALEHVLGGLRCRGVKGTTGTQASFMALFDGDSEKVRQLDHLVAQKLGFERSFPVTGQTYPRKVDTQVLAVLAGIGESVHKFATDMRLLQNLKEVEEPFGAKQVGSSAMAYKRNPMRCERACALARFLMVSPLHGSFTAAVQWFERTLDDSAIRRLSLPEAFLACDGILNLYLSVMEDPAVYPKVIEKHLRAELPFMATENILMACVKRGGDRQELHEVIRRHAQDAAARVKNEGAENDLLDRLAADPAMGMTRREIDKVLDVRQFVGRAPQQVDEFLREEVGPVLERHRDKLGAVSDVRV; from the coding sequence CAACCAGCGCAAGTAGTTACGCTGGGTAAACGGGCATGTTTGTGGGCGCAGGATCTGCTTCTGGACATCGAGGCGCTTGAGCACGTGCTTGGGGGGCTGCGCTGCCGGGGGGTGAAGGGCACGACGGGCACCCAGGCGTCGTTCATGGCCCTGTTTGACGGTGATTCTGAAAAGGTGCGTCAGCTGGACCATCTTGTGGCCCAGAAGCTTGGGTTCGAGCGGTCCTTCCCCGTGACCGGACAAACCTATCCGAGAAAAGTGGATACCCAAGTGCTTGCGGTGCTTGCCGGAATTGGCGAGAGCGTGCATAAGTTCGCCACTGACATGCGTTTACTGCAGAACCTGAAGGAAGTCGAAGAGCCCTTCGGCGCGAAGCAGGTGGGCAGTTCAGCCATGGCGTACAAGCGGAACCCCATGCGGTGTGAGCGGGCGTGTGCGCTGGCTCGCTTTCTCATGGTTTCGCCGCTTCACGGTTCCTTCACGGCGGCCGTCCAGTGGTTTGAGCGGACCCTCGACGACTCGGCGATCAGGCGCTTGAGTTTGCCCGAAGCATTCCTGGCCTGCGACGGCATCCTGAACCTGTATTTGAGCGTGATGGAAGACCCGGCCGTGTATCCGAAGGTCATCGAAAAACACCTCCGAGCGGAGTTGCCCTTCATGGCGACTGAGAATATTCTGATGGCGTGTGTCAAAAGGGGCGGCGACCGGCAGGAACTGCACGAAGTCATCCGCAGACATGCCCAGGATGCCGCGGCCCGAGTCAAGAACGAAGGCGCTGAAAACGATTTGCTGGACCGGCTGGCGGCCGATCCCGCGATGGGCATGACGCGCAGGGAGATTGACAAGGTGCTGGATGTTCGTCAATTCGTCGGGCGGGCGCCTCAACAGGTCGACGAGTTTCTTCGTGAGGAAGTTGGCCCTGTCCTCGAACGCCATCGGGATAAACTGGGCGCTGTGTCAGACGTTCGTGTGTAG
- a CDS encoding Gfo/Idh/MocA family oxidoreductase — MADKKLKVGLIGVGSIAQVCHLDAWKELQGKGVVEVAAVCDIIPERVEMVSEKWEVPKTYTNYKTMLKQGDFDIIDVCTQNRLHSSISVDALNAGANVLCEKPMAMNAKECEAMIAAAKDNKRKLMVAQNMRFESAHERVKAIIERGDLGEVYFGQAQYLRRRGIPGWGKFHIKRESAGGPLIDIGVHMLDLIIWLMGCPKPVSATGHVSRKFGDRPDLCNKEWGVPYPHKEFDVEDHAAAFIRFDNGIALSLEVSWAANIPKDIQALRILGDKAGITTDPLTVSSAADNSLTTMQYDWLPEQEGHRMEILHFAECVRDGLPVRVKPQESLRIQQILDAIYESSKKGKEVAIR; from the coding sequence ATGGCAGACAAGAAGCTGAAAGTTGGTTTGATTGGCGTCGGTTCTATTGCGCAGGTGTGTCATTTGGACGCATGGAAGGAACTTCAGGGCAAGGGCGTTGTTGAAGTCGCGGCGGTATGCGACATCATCCCCGAGCGCGTCGAGATGGTCAGCGAGAAATGGGAAGTGCCCAAGACTTATACCAACTACAAGACCATGCTGAAACAGGGCGATTTTGACATCATTGACGTTTGTACGCAGAACCGCCTGCACAGCAGCATTTCGGTGGACGCGCTGAATGCGGGCGCCAACGTGCTCTGCGAGAAACCCATGGCCATGAATGCGAAAGAATGCGAGGCCATGATCGCCGCCGCCAAGGACAACAAGCGCAAGCTCATGGTAGCCCAGAACATGCGGTTCGAATCGGCCCACGAACGGGTCAAGGCCATCATTGAACGGGGCGACCTGGGCGAGGTCTATTTCGGCCAAGCTCAATACCTGCGCCGCCGGGGCATCCCCGGGTGGGGGAAGTTCCACATCAAACGCGAATCCGCGGGCGGTCCGCTCATCGACATTGGCGTGCACATGCTCGACCTCATCATTTGGCTCATGGGGTGCCCGAAACCCGTCTCGGCCACGGGCCACGTGAGCCGCAAGTTCGGCGACCGGCCAGACCTGTGCAATAAGGAATGGGGAGTGCCCTACCCGCACAAGGAGTTCGACGTTGAGGACCACGCGGCGGCGTTCATCCGTTTCGACAACGGCATCGCGCTAAGTCTTGAGGTGAGTTGGGCGGCCAACATCCCGAAAGATATCCAGGCGCTGCGAATTCTGGGCGACAAGGCCGGCATTACGACGGATCCCCTGACCGTCAGCAGCGCTGCTGACAACTCGCTGACGACCATGCAATACGACTGGCTGCCCGAACAGGAAGGCCACCGCATGGAGATCCTGCACTTCGCCGAATGCGTCCGCGACGGTCTGCCCGTGCGCGTGAAACCCCAGGAATCGCTGCGCATCCAGCAGATACTCGACGCCATCTATGAATCCTCGAAAAAGGGCAAAGAAGTGGCGATAAGGTAG
- a CDS encoding iron-containing alcohol dehydrogenase, translating to MTPDQREQARKFIGRFKGSAYIHGLHCFGRLGSHARDLGSRVAVVTSGFGKPWGPSLHEATRDTLESAGLVLAGHVIPGARPNAPREDVVRIAAALGEQSPDFIVVVGGGSTIDAAKAAAAYLVLGQEYPDLDHYFGTGQVTKLLEATGKRMLPILAVQLASGSAAHLTRYSNVTDAVTTQKMLMVDDALVPPRCLFDYARTATMTPDFTMDGALDGVSHCLEVFYGVSGAALEPVRPVALLGIELLVNHVKQACAGPDNLEAREALGLGTDLGGYAIMLGGTNGAHLTSFSLVDVLPHGRACALMNPYYTVFFAPAIEEKLREVGEIYRRAGYTSADVSKLHARDLGMAVAEAMLNLSRDIGFPATLDEVPGFTRAHIDRALTAAKNPKLAMKLQNMPVPLTSGQVDDYMGPVLEAARTGEFGLIRNLEE from the coding sequence GTGACACCAGACCAGCGAGAACAAGCCCGGAAGTTCATCGGGCGTTTCAAAGGCAGCGCCTATATCCACGGATTGCACTGTTTCGGCAGGCTGGGCAGCCACGCCCGAGACCTCGGCTCCCGAGTCGCCGTAGTAACGTCCGGATTCGGAAAACCCTGGGGACCTTCTCTTCACGAGGCAACGCGCGACACTCTCGAATCCGCCGGCCTGGTCCTCGCAGGACACGTTATCCCCGGCGCACGGCCCAATGCGCCGCGGGAGGACGTTGTGCGCATCGCAGCCGCCCTTGGCGAGCAGTCCCCGGATTTCATCGTGGTCGTGGGAGGGGGGAGCACCATCGACGCCGCCAAGGCAGCCGCGGCCTATCTGGTGCTCGGGCAAGAATACCCCGATCTTGACCACTATTTCGGAACCGGCCAGGTCACGAAGCTTCTCGAAGCCACCGGGAAACGGATGCTGCCCATCCTGGCCGTTCAGCTGGCTTCGGGCTCAGCCGCACATCTCACCAGGTACTCGAATGTAACCGACGCCGTGACCACACAGAAGATGCTGATGGTGGACGATGCGCTCGTCCCGCCACGGTGCCTGTTCGATTACGCCAGGACCGCTACCATGACGCCCGACTTCACCATGGACGGGGCGCTTGACGGGGTTTCGCACTGTCTCGAGGTTTTCTACGGCGTTTCGGGCGCTGCGCTCGAACCGGTCCGGCCCGTGGCATTGCTGGGCATCGAACTCCTCGTGAACCATGTGAAACAAGCTTGCGCGGGACCTGACAATCTGGAGGCGCGCGAAGCCCTCGGTCTCGGGACCGACCTCGGGGGGTACGCCATCATGCTTGGCGGCACGAACGGAGCGCACCTGACCAGTTTTTCGCTGGTGGACGTTCTGCCCCACGGCAGGGCTTGCGCGCTGATGAATCCCTACTACACGGTGTTCTTCGCACCCGCCATCGAGGAAAAGCTTCGCGAAGTGGGCGAGATATATCGCAGGGCGGGCTACACCAGCGCCGACGTCTCGAAACTCCACGCCCGCGACCTCGGCATGGCCGTGGCCGAGGCGATGCTCAACCTCTCGCGCGACATCGGATTTCCCGCCACGCTGGACGAGGTGCCCGGCTTCACCCGCGCCCACATCGACCGTGCACTGACCGCCGCCAAGAATCCCAAACTGGCGATGAAACTACAGAACATGCCCGTGCCATTGACGAGCGGCCAAGTGGACGACTACATGGGGCCGGTGCTCGAAGCCGCCCGGACAGGCGAGTTCGGACTGATACGGAATCTTGAGGAATAG
- a CDS encoding sugar phosphate isomerase/epimerase, with amino-acid sequence MKTMSAMLVGFACVAMLVTSCANAQEAAPAAAKGCPNAEKMGWHLGCQAYSFNRFTFFEAVDKTQSLGLHYIEAYPGQKFSPEKPDAVFDHNMSEELRQEALAKLKAADIKLLCYGVVGLPADEAESRKVFDFAKAMGITTICSEPDAEALDTVEKLADEYGINVAIHNHPKPSKYWNPDAVLAAVEGRSKRLGSCADTGHWPRSGVNPLEAIKKLEGRIISFHFKDLNEFGKREAHDVPWGTGICDVEALMKEIQRQGLKDIVFSIEYEHNWDNSVPEIAQCVAYFDKIAAQLAK; translated from the coding sequence ATGAAAACGATGTCTGCGATGCTGGTTGGTTTCGCGTGTGTTGCGATGCTGGTGACATCTTGCGCAAATGCGCAGGAGGCAGCGCCAGCGGCGGCCAAGGGCTGTCCGAACGCCGAAAAGATGGGCTGGCACCTCGGGTGCCAGGCGTACAGCTTCAACCGCTTCACCTTCTTCGAGGCGGTGGACAAAACCCAGAGCCTCGGCCTCCACTATATCGAGGCGTATCCCGGCCAGAAGTTCAGCCCCGAGAAACCTGATGCAGTCTTCGATCACAACATGTCGGAAGAGTTGCGCCAGGAAGCCCTCGCAAAGCTGAAGGCCGCCGACATTAAACTGCTCTGCTACGGCGTGGTCGGCCTTCCGGCCGATGAGGCCGAGTCCCGCAAAGTCTTCGATTTCGCCAAGGCCATGGGTATCACGACCATCTGCAGCGAACCGGATGCCGAAGCGCTGGATACCGTCGAAAAGCTGGCCGACGAGTACGGCATCAACGTCGCCATCCATAACCACCCAAAGCCCTCGAAGTATTGGAACCCCGACGCGGTCCTGGCCGCCGTTGAGGGCCGCAGCAAGCGGCTCGGGTCCTGTGCGGACACCGGCCACTGGCCCCGCTCGGGCGTCAATCCCCTGGAAGCCATCAAGAAGCTCGAAGGCCGCATCATCTCCTTCCACTTCAAGGACCTCAATGAGTTCGGCAAGCGCGAGGCCCACGACGTGCCATGGGGCACGGGCATATGCGATGTTGAGGCCCTCATGAAGGAAATCCAGCGGCAAGGCCTGAAGGACATCGTCTTCTCCATCGAATACGAGCACAACTGGGACAATTCCGTGCCGGAAATCGCCCAGTGCGTCGCCTACTTCGACAAAATCGCCGCCCAACTGGCGAAATAA
- the gnd gene encoding decarboxylating NADP(+)-dependent phosphogluconate dehydrogenase: MAQQDIGLIGLAVMGENLVLNMANKGFGVAVFNRTVEKVDKFVQGRAKGKNILGCHSIAELVKNLKKPRRVMLLVKAGDAVDSFIEQLIPHLEKGDIIIDGGNSHFPDTIRRTNYVESKGLLYIGTGVSGGEEGALKGPSMMPGGSPAAWPHVKKIFQTICAHTDTGEACCDWVGEGGAGHFVKMVHNGIEYGDMQMICETYHMMKEGLGMSNQEMHDVFAEWNKGELDSYLIEITRDILGYKDEEGKAVVDLILDTAGQKGTGKWTAIAALDEGQPLTLIGEAVFARCLSALKDERIQAAKQLKGTTHPFSGDKKAFIDDLRKALYAAKIVSYAQGYQLMRSAAKTYGWNLNYGGIALMWRGGCIIRSVFLGKIKDAFDNNPDLVNLLLDPFFRNAVTSAQSSWRNVVIEAAKMGIPVPAISTALAYFDGYRHERLPANLLQAQRDYFGAHTYERVDKPRGQFFHTNWTGRGGDTAASTYTA, from the coding sequence ATGGCGCAACAAGACATTGGATTGATCGGTCTGGCCGTGATGGGCGAGAACCTTGTCCTGAACATGGCGAACAAGGGTTTTGGCGTGGCGGTGTTCAACCGCACGGTCGAGAAGGTGGACAAGTTTGTGCAGGGCCGCGCGAAGGGGAAGAACATCCTCGGGTGCCACAGCATCGCAGAATTGGTGAAAAACCTGAAGAAACCCCGCCGCGTCATGCTGCTGGTGAAGGCCGGAGACGCAGTCGACTCGTTCATCGAACAATTGATCCCGCACCTGGAGAAGGGCGACATCATCATTGACGGCGGCAACAGCCATTTCCCGGACACCATCCGCCGCACGAATTACGTCGAGAGCAAGGGTTTGCTGTACATCGGGACAGGCGTGTCGGGCGGCGAGGAAGGGGCGCTCAAGGGTCCGTCGATGATGCCCGGCGGTTCGCCCGCGGCGTGGCCGCACGTCAAGAAGATTTTCCAGACCATCTGCGCCCACACCGACACGGGCGAAGCGTGCTGCGACTGGGTCGGCGAAGGCGGCGCGGGCCATTTCGTGAAAATGGTCCACAACGGCATCGAATACGGGGATATGCAGATGATCTGTGAGACCTACCATATGATGAAGGAAGGTCTCGGCATGAGTAACCAGGAAATGCACGATGTATTCGCGGAATGGAACAAAGGCGAACTCGATTCGTATCTCATCGAGATTACCCGCGACATCCTGGGCTACAAGGATGAAGAGGGCAAGGCGGTCGTTGACCTGATTCTCGATACCGCGGGCCAGAAGGGCACGGGCAAGTGGACGGCCATTGCCGCGCTTGACGAGGGCCAGCCCCTCACGCTCATCGGGGAGGCCGTGTTCGCGCGGTGCCTGTCAGCGTTAAAGGATGAGCGTATCCAAGCCGCGAAGCAACTCAAGGGTACGACTCACCCGTTCTCGGGCGACAAGAAGGCCTTCATAGACGACCTGCGCAAGGCTTTGTACGCCGCGAAAATCGTCTCATATGCTCAGGGCTACCAGTTGATGCGTTCGGCCGCCAAGACCTACGGATGGAACTTGAATTACGGCGGGATCGCGCTCATGTGGCGCGGCGGCTGCATCATCCGCTCGGTATTCCTCGGGAAAATCAAGGATGCCTTCGACAACAATCCCGATCTGGTGAACCTCTTGCTCGATCCGTTCTTCCGGAACGCCGTCACCTCAGCGCAGTCGTCGTGGCGCAACGTGGTTATCGAAGCGGCGAAGATGGGCATCCCCGTGCCCGCCATCAGCACCGCGCTGGCCTACTTCGACGGATATCGTCACGAGCGGCTGCCCGCCAACCTGCTTCAGGCCCAGCGCGATTATTTCGGCGCGCACACCTACGAGCGGGTCGACAAACCCCGCGGCCAGTTCTTCCATACCAACTGGACCGGCCGCGGTGGCGATACGGCTGCATCGACGTACACGGCCTGA
- a CDS encoding sialidase family protein → MRCNSIFLTLTFAAMPALVWAADEMRGETNAVNARHVKVYYEKGRFGGWPANHGMWNWGNEILVGFSRGYYKDLGPTRHHIDREKPEEHWLARSLDGGETWSLEYPAEKGYLVAQGGALHGTESTGLPVPEMKQCPGGVDFTHPDFAMTLRMTDVDAQTPSKWYYSYDRGHTWEGPFILPNAGVNGIAARTDYIVDGEHECTLFLTAAKLDGTEGRPFCMRTANGGKTWEFLSWIMPEPEGFGIMPSTVRLSKDTLITTIRRRETSNRWIAAYISNNNGRVWEYLNDPVETLGEGNPPCLIRLADGRLCLTYGVRMAPFRIAARLSGDGGLTWSREIVLRDDGNDRDIGYCRSVQRPDGKVVTTYYINDTETGPERYIAATIWEPAKAE, encoded by the coding sequence ATGAGATGCAATTCGATTTTTTTGACTCTGACCTTCGCCGCGATGCCTGCGCTCGTCTGGGCAGCCGATGAGATGAGGGGAGAAACCAACGCCGTGAATGCAAGGCATGTCAAGGTTTACTACGAAAAGGGCCGCTTCGGCGGCTGGCCCGCCAATCACGGGATGTGGAACTGGGGCAACGAGATTCTCGTGGGCTTCTCGCGAGGCTACTACAAGGACCTCGGCCCCACTCGCCACCATATCGACCGCGAAAAGCCCGAGGAACACTGGCTTGCCCGCAGCCTGGACGGCGGGGAGACCTGGTCGCTCGAGTATCCCGCCGAAAAGGGCTACCTTGTCGCACAAGGCGGGGCGCTCCACGGCACCGAATCCACCGGACTGCCCGTCCCCGAGATGAAACAATGCCCCGGTGGCGTTGACTTCACGCATCCCGATTTCGCCATGACACTCCGCATGACGGACGTCGATGCCCAAACCCCCTCGAAGTGGTACTACTCCTACGACCGTGGGCACACCTGGGAAGGACCCTTCATCCTGCCTAACGCTGGCGTCAACGGAATCGCTGCCCGCACCGACTACATCGTGGACGGAGAACACGAATGCACGCTCTTTCTGACGGCGGCAAAATTGGACGGCACAGAGGGGCGGCCTTTCTGTATGCGCACCGCCAATGGCGGCAAGACCTGGGAATTCCTGTCGTGGATCATGCCCGAACCCGAGGGCTTTGGCATCATGCCCTCGACGGTCCGCCTTTCGAAAGACACGTTGATTACTACCATCCGGCGCAGGGAAACCTCAAACCGCTGGATAGCCGCATACATCTCGAACAACAACGGCAGGGTTTGGGAATATCTCAACGATCCCGTCGAAACCTTGGGCGAGGGCAATCCGCCCTGTCTCATCCGGCTCGCCGACGGACGCCTCTGCCTGACCTACGGCGTGCGCATGGCGCCTTTCCGTATAGCCGCTAGACTCAGCGGCGACGGCGGCCTGACTTGGAGCAGGGAAATCGTCTTGCGGGACGACGGCAATGACCGCGACATCGGATATTGCCGAAGCGTGCAGCGTCCAGACGGCAAGGTGGTTACAACCTACTACATCAATGACACGGAAACGGGCCCCGAACGGTACATCGCCGCCACCATCTGGGAACCGGCGAAGGCCGAATAG
- a CDS encoding tetratricopeptide repeat protein encodes MSDRFNWLEINTGGQQRQASSAPRVPPHDASSFYQAARNMREAAHLGTACDYYRKAVGLNDQNYGAWCELIDTLVRNNELDEAEKVSSDAFENYRQVRLLYAARALVMTYRRRTEEAFPLISVALEGDPAAWYPRCVMGEMLVRFDREKRFEAERFFEEAIEKAGNPWEPYFLAGWAFLYAGMPALAASYLAEAAHFRPKSAWCWLCLGDSFRSLRLYEQAMFYYQRAQEMEPNSELAIARQKECSKLSFGLMRIFNRHKLRDRWNAA; translated from the coding sequence ATGAGTGACCGGTTCAATTGGCTGGAGATCAACACGGGCGGCCAGCAACGGCAAGCGTCGTCAGCTCCTCGCGTGCCTCCTCATGACGCGTCGTCGTTCTATCAGGCCGCCCGGAACATGCGCGAAGCGGCCCATTTGGGGACGGCGTGCGACTACTACCGCAAAGCGGTGGGTTTGAACGACCAGAACTACGGCGCATGGTGCGAGCTCATCGACACCCTGGTGCGCAACAATGAACTCGACGAAGCTGAGAAGGTCTCGTCGGATGCCTTTGAGAACTACCGGCAGGTCCGGCTGCTTTATGCGGCCCGGGCGCTCGTTATGACGTACCGGCGCCGGACCGAAGAGGCTTTTCCGCTCATCAGCGTGGCTCTGGAAGGCGATCCGGCGGCTTGGTATCCCCGTTGCGTGATGGGCGAAATGCTGGTGCGATTCGACCGCGAGAAGCGGTTTGAAGCGGAACGGTTCTTCGAGGAGGCCATCGAGAAGGCCGGGAATCCCTGGGAACCGTATTTCCTTGCAGGATGGGCGTTTCTGTATGCCGGAATGCCTGCATTGGCGGCAAGTTATCTTGCCGAGGCGGCGCATTTCCGGCCCAAGTCGGCTTGGTGCTGGCTGTGTCTCGGGGATAGTTTCCGTTCGCTGCGGCTTTACGAACAGGCCATGTTTTATTACCAGCGCGCACAAGAGATGGAGCCGAACAGTGAGTTGGCCATCGCGCGCCAAAAAGAATGCAGCAAGCTCAGCTTCGGTCTAATGCGCATATTCAACAGACATAAGTTGCGGGACCGGTGGAACGCCGC
- a CDS encoding AAA family ATPase, producing the protein MQNGFSEELDRLIRARYTLLYVVTWEEDRAMRILMRVAEGQRKPLYEWSITNGLRCVHGAGSQGSSSRTREALQMLNEVLQKDGPAIYVLKDFHTYLEAPEMIRQVRDLGGALGPTKKTVVFLSPVLKLPRELEKDITILDLPLPSYDELNQLLEESIGPPSSARKFQVRLKPQERDALVKAAQGLTLKEAENAFAQAIVRDSVLDAQDIPAVVSEKRQVIRKSGLLEYYEVGADLADVGGMDILKDWLRKRVRAFSDEARKYGLPQPRGILLMGVQGCGKSLVAKTIARQWQLPLLRMDMSMIFQGYIGSSEQNMRNATKTAESLAPVVLWIDEIEKAFSGVEGSGSSDAGTTARVVGTFLTWVQEKTAPVFVVATANEVRELPPELLRKGRLDEIFFVDLPRSRERAEIFAIHLRKVRREPMKYDLHELIKASSGFSGAEIEQAIIAGLHESFFDNRELETRDILKAIHDTVPLSRTMRERIEELRAWARDRARPVTSNSQSSSEKGADE; encoded by the coding sequence ATGCAGAACGGGTTTAGCGAAGAACTGGACCGGCTTATTCGGGCCCGTTACACGCTCCTCTACGTGGTAACGTGGGAGGAAGATCGGGCCATGCGCATTCTGATGCGCGTGGCTGAAGGGCAGCGCAAACCGTTGTACGAGTGGTCCATCACGAACGGACTTCGCTGTGTGCACGGGGCGGGCAGCCAAGGCAGCAGTTCGCGCACGCGCGAAGCCCTGCAGATGCTCAACGAGGTGCTGCAGAAGGACGGGCCGGCCATTTACGTGCTCAAAGATTTCCACACCTATCTCGAGGCGCCGGAGATGATACGCCAGGTGCGCGATTTGGGGGGCGCTCTCGGTCCTACGAAGAAGACCGTTGTCTTCCTGTCGCCCGTGCTCAAGCTGCCGCGCGAACTCGAAAAGGACATAACGATCCTGGACCTGCCTCTGCCCAGCTACGACGAGTTGAACCAACTTCTGGAGGAGTCCATCGGGCCCCCGAGTTCGGCCCGCAAGTTTCAGGTGCGACTGAAGCCCCAGGAACGCGACGCGCTGGTCAAGGCGGCGCAGGGCCTGACGCTGAAGGAAGCCGAAAACGCCTTCGCCCAGGCCATCGTGCGCGACAGTGTTCTGGACGCGCAAGACATCCCGGCCGTGGTGTCGGAGAAGCGGCAGGTCATTCGCAAGTCGGGCCTGCTTGAGTACTACGAGGTTGGGGCGGACCTGGCGGATGTCGGCGGGATGGATATCCTCAAAGACTGGCTCAGGAAGCGCGTGCGCGCCTTCAGCGACGAGGCGCGGAAGTACGGGCTGCCCCAGCCCCGGGGTATTCTCTTGATGGGTGTGCAGGGCTGCGGAAAGAGCCTCGTGGCCAAAACCATCGCGAGACAGTGGCAGTTGCCGCTGCTTCGGATGGACATGAGCATGATTTTCCAAGGATATATCGGCAGTTCCGAGCAGAACATGCGAAACGCGACCAAGACGGCCGAGAGTCTTGCCCCGGTGGTCTTGTGGATTGACGAGATAGAGAAGGCCTTTTCCGGCGTCGAGGGTTCCGGAAGCTCCGACGCGGGGACGACGGCCCGGGTGGTGGGCACATTCCTCACGTGGGTCCAGGAGAAGACGGCGCCGGTTTTCGTGGTTGCGACGGCCAACGAAGTGCGGGAACTGCCTCCGGAGCTGCTGCGCAAAGGCAGGCTTGACGAGATCTTCTTCGTGGACCTGCCCCGGAGCCGCGAACGGGCGGAGATCTTCGCGATTCACCTCCGGAAGGTTCGCCGCGAGCCGATGAAATACGACTTGCACGAGCTCATCAAAGCATCGAGCGGGTTCAGCGGCGCGGAAATCGAACAGGCGATCATCGCCGGCTTGCACGAGAGTTTCTTCGACAACCGTGAACTCGAGACCCGCGACATTCTTAAGGCCATCCACGATACGGTGCCGCTGTCGCGCACGATGCGGGAGAGAATCGAGGAGTTGCGGGCGTGGGCGCGGGACCGGGCGCGGCCGGTCACGTCGAACTCGCAGTCTTCTTCCGAAAAGGGCGCCGATGAGTGA
- the tnpA gene encoding IS200/IS605 family transposase — MPQSLSLVLLHIILSTKGRKGILEREFRSRMHSYLASVSRNLKCECFRVGGTADHVHLAIRLPRTICVAAMVEQLKTASSVWAKGQSPDQRTFAWQRGYGCFSISHRDLDALVNYIDNQEQHHKKRTFQEEYRMFLHKYGVKYDEAFVWD, encoded by the coding sequence ATGCCGCAATCGCTTAGCCTCGTGCTCCTCCACATTATCCTCAGTACCAAGGGCCGTAAGGGAATCCTGGAACGCGAATTCCGTTCCCGCATGCACTCATACCTCGCATCCGTCTCCCGTAACCTGAAGTGCGAATGTTTTCGCGTGGGCGGCACGGCCGACCATGTCCATCTAGCCATTCGCCTTCCGCGTACTATTTGCGTCGCGGCCATGGTGGAACAACTAAAGACGGCCTCCTCCGTGTGGGCGAAGGGACAATCGCCGGACCAACGCACCTTCGCCTGGCAGCGGGGATACGGCTGCTTTTCTATCAGCCACCGCGATTTGGATGCCCTCGTGAATTACATAGACAATCAAGAGCAACATCACAAGAAGCGGACCTTTCAGGAGGAATACCGGATGTTCCTGCACAAATATGGCGTTAAATATGATGAGGCCTTCGTGTGGGATTGA
- a CDS encoding IMP cyclohydrolase, whose protein sequence is MYVGRIVSIAMTEDSRLCGVYRVSSRSFPNRTAVLRENRVSIVPKHGHEADVHKNPYIAYNCVRVVCGGDVAVVTNGSHTDPIAEKIMTGMSPRDALLLSLMILDYEKDDYNTPRIAGVVDKRNGGAGYLGIAREDGVHVRRMPLDAGMFYYVATYEEAKLCDAQSGRFDAETAKDACRFLLSGGVFAERTNPVTAVAAMDFGSDFELAALDAPNA, encoded by the coding sequence ATGTACGTTGGACGCATTGTAAGTATCGCCATGACCGAAGACAGCCGCCTGTGCGGCGTATACCGTGTTTCTAGCCGCTCGTTTCCCAACCGGACCGCCGTGTTGCGGGAAAACAGGGTCAGCATCGTGCCCAAACACGGTCACGAGGCCGACGTGCACAAGAACCCGTACATCGCGTACAACTGCGTGCGGGTGGTTTGTGGCGGCGACGTTGCGGTGGTTACGAACGGCAGCCATACCGATCCGATCGCGGAGAAGATCATGACGGGCATGAGCCCGCGTGATGCGTTGTTGCTGTCGCTGATGATTCTGGACTATGAGAAGGACGACTACAACACGCCGCGCATCGCAGGGGTGGTTGACAAACGCAACGGCGGCGCAGGGTATCTCGGCATCGCGCGCGAGGACGGCGTTCATGTGCGCCGGATGCCTCTCGACGCCGGGATGTTCTATTATGTCGCCACGTATGAAGAGGCCAAGCTCTGCGATGCCCAGAGCGGCAGATTTGACGCGGAAACAGCCAAAGACGCCTGCCGCTTTCTTCTTAGTGGAGGGGTTTTTGCGGAGCGGACAAATCCCGTCACGGCCGTGGCGGCGATGGACTTCGGTTCGGATTTCGAACTGGCCGCGTTGGACGCGCCAAACGCGTAA